Proteins encoded in a region of the Uloborus diversus isolate 005 chromosome 1, Udiv.v.3.1, whole genome shotgun sequence genome:
- the LOC129228267 gene encoding chromobox protein homolog 1-like, whose protein sequence is MSSKRNKNKETVEEEEEYIVEKILNKRIRAGRTEYFLKWKGYPESDNTWEPEENLDCPDMIEEFEVQHRKKEAEKKHKLGDDSSPVPVKKVKAEEERPRGFDRNLDPESIIGATDTTGELMFLIKWKNCDEADLVPAKVANKRCPQVVIKFYEERLTWHAGTSTEDDDTKDKDAKN, encoded by the exons ATGAGTTctaagagaaataaaaataaagaaactgttgAAGAAGAGGAAGAGTATATAGTtgaaaagattttgaataaaCGAATAAGAGCCGGGAGAACCGAGtactttttgaaatggaaagGTTATCCTGA ATCTGACAATACTTGGGAACCAGAAGAAAATCTTGACTGCCCAGACATGATTGAAGAATTTGAGGTTCAGCATAGAAAAAAAGAGGCGGAAAAAAAACACAAGTTAGGGGATGACAGCTCTCCTGTTCCTGTCAAGAAGGTTAAAGCAGAG GAGGAACGTCCTCGGGGATTTGATAGAAATCTAGACCCGGAAAGTATTATTGGTGCCACAGATACAACTGGTGAACTCATGTTTTTGATTAAATG GAAAAACTGCGATGAAGCAGATCTTGTGCCAGCCAAAGTTGCCAATAAAAGGTGCCCTCAAGTAGTGATCAAGTTTTACGAGGAAAGACTTACTTGGCACGCGGGAACTTCAACAGAAGATGATGACACCAAAGACAAAGATGCAAAGAATTAA